From Riemerella anatipestifer ATCC 11845 = DSM 15868, a single genomic window includes:
- a CDS encoding thioredoxin family protein, with protein sequence MYQELTEDQLQQIVNENEKVMVQYGASWCGNCRIMKPKFKKLASENEDILFYYVDAEKLPESRKLAKVDNLPTFAAFKNGALVNQVQTNQAESLNNLFNEIK encoded by the coding sequence ATGTATCAAGAATTAACAGAAGACCAACTTCAACAAATAGTAAACGAGAATGAAAAAGTAATGGTGCAATACGGTGCTTCATGGTGTGGTAATTGCCGTATAATGAAACCTAAATTTAAAAAATTAGCTTCGGAAAACGAAGATATACTATTTTACTATGTAGATGCTGAAAAACTGCCTGAGAGCCGTAAGCTTGCTAAAGTGGATAACCTACCTACTTTTGCTGCTTTTAAAAATGGAGCATTGGTAAACCAAGTGCAAACCAACCAAGCAGAAAGCCTTAATAATTTGTTCAACGAAATTAAATAA
- a CDS encoding protein O-mannosyl-transferase family: MKHWSFKKWNTILGWIVFGIALITYLSTIEPNFSFWDCGEYISSAVKLEVTHAPGAALFQLVGAVFAMLAFGNGAYYSLVINAMSALFSAFTILFLFWTITHLVRRLLRKDFEEVTENEKWVILFSGLIGALCFTFSDTFWFSAVEGEVYSMASLFIALIAWLITKWENEYQSSDNERWIILIFFLIGLSVGVHMMVMLVVPFICLVYYSRNYDFSWKSFAIANVITLFVLALVFKGIFPFVMRMFGNSEIFFVNGLGLPFHSGTIFAFLVLIALGYFAINYARSKGNRLVQMAVLSMVYMIIGFSCWLMIPIRANANPPMNLNNPDNAIGMLDYYNREQYGDWPTLYGQNYTAHLDWNGMEKNEDGSLKTIKTGETYEKDETTGRYIKVGDKTNYVYNKAHVGFMPRMFVQDKNVMSNYISMYGAPDFEFNYADEDIANNPEAHKYFDELRKKYDNGTITVDDYLQAKQYHLINLKKPTFGQSLDYFITFQNGHYFVRYLMWNFVGRQNDLEGHMENTNGNWISGIPVIDNYLYGNQSDMPEKYKNESTVYFFFLPLILGLLGAFFQYTKDFGRFYALLSLFILTSVGIIFYTGVKPFEPRERDYAMVGAFYAFTIWIGLGAAFILQLLNQKVKKSSAILGAGVLLLGVPLMMGFQNYNPHDRSGRYAAYDYAYSTLKSLPKDGILFVYGDNDTYPLWAIQETEQFRDDVKVVNFTLLATPWNIDQVKRRTYNAMPVASALRHEEYREGINEQIYTLSTEDWKNIFANLKESGAPDNVLKGFEKYMTQDSMTLKEAVAFLKNKSPEKDMVLKMIYGEEKYEQYNVLPVSKFILPVNKQNAVKAGIIKPQDVALAEDYIMIDYRKSTLFKNDLMMLDILANFDWKRSINFSVGGIYDASNIFFLKDYLQYDGFSYRLVPIKTPEKEDGELGRVDADDLYRIVKNFRWGNFKDVNVHFDETCTSNIISYRSSASRAAEALMAKGENKKAQEVLDLVNKEIPVSKYNDPRSLNSIVYGYIVSGQEKKGLELAEELKKSIFKEYDYYLTLTPENQRYVKREMSIQPLLYSMVVASVSDAYKKIGQEQKGYNYLVNSIKPIDSRFNSFINQLKAMGKEKAYQESENVQKITPFYQYLFEVMKPYDSNYTSEKMNQITDAVIKVTE, from the coding sequence ATGAAGCACTGGAGTTTTAAAAAATGGAACACCATTTTAGGCTGGATAGTTTTTGGGATAGCCTTAATAACTTATTTATCCACTATAGAACCTAATTTTAGCTTTTGGGATTGTGGCGAGTATATTTCCTCTGCCGTGAAATTAGAGGTTACACACGCTCCAGGGGCGGCATTGTTCCAATTGGTGGGAGCAGTGTTTGCGATGCTAGCCTTTGGTAATGGAGCTTATTACTCTTTGGTTATCAATGCAATGTCTGCCTTGTTTAGTGCCTTTACCATTTTATTTTTATTTTGGACAATCACTCATTTGGTTAGACGACTGTTGCGTAAAGATTTTGAGGAAGTTACTGAAAATGAAAAATGGGTTATTCTATTTTCAGGTTTGATAGGAGCTTTGTGTTTTACTTTTTCGGATACTTTTTGGTTTTCCGCTGTGGAAGGCGAGGTTTACTCTATGGCATCATTATTTATAGCGTTAATCGCTTGGCTTATAACCAAATGGGAGAACGAATATCAATCCTCTGATAACGAGAGATGGATTATCCTTATCTTTTTCCTAATAGGGCTTTCCGTGGGAGTTCATATGATGGTAATGTTGGTAGTGCCATTTATCTGTTTGGTTTATTACTCTAGAAATTATGATTTCTCTTGGAAATCTTTTGCGATAGCCAATGTAATTACATTATTTGTTCTCGCTCTTGTATTTAAAGGTATTTTTCCTTTTGTGATGAGGATGTTTGGTAATTCGGAGATATTCTTCGTTAATGGTTTAGGATTGCCTTTCCATTCAGGGACTATCTTTGCGTTTTTAGTACTCATTGCTTTAGGATATTTTGCTATTAACTACGCTCGTTCCAAAGGAAATAGATTGGTACAAATGGCGGTACTATCTATGGTTTATATGATTATTGGTTTTTCTTGTTGGTTGATGATACCTATTCGTGCCAATGCTAATCCACCAATGAACCTTAATAATCCTGATAACGCCATTGGTATGCTTGATTATTATAATCGCGAACAATATGGAGATTGGCCTACTTTGTATGGACAAAATTATACTGCCCACTTGGACTGGAACGGAATGGAAAAGAATGAAGATGGAAGTCTAAAAACGATAAAAACAGGCGAAACTTACGAAAAAGACGAAACCACAGGACGCTATATTAAAGTAGGCGATAAGACTAATTATGTTTATAACAAGGCACATGTAGGCTTTATGCCGAGAATGTTTGTGCAAGATAAGAATGTAATGTCTAATTACATTTCTATGTATGGTGCTCCGGATTTTGAGTTTAACTATGCTGATGAAGATATAGCAAATAATCCTGAAGCTCATAAGTATTTTGATGAACTAAGAAAAAAATATGATAACGGTACTATTACTGTTGATGATTATCTACAAGCAAAACAGTACCACTTAATCAATCTTAAAAAGCCTACATTTGGACAGAGTTTAGATTATTTTATTACATTCCAAAATGGACATTATTTTGTGAGATATTTAATGTGGAATTTTGTTGGTCGTCAAAATGATTTGGAAGGTCATATGGAAAACACCAACGGAAATTGGATATCAGGGATTCCTGTGATAGATAATTATCTGTACGGCAACCAATCAGACATGCCTGAAAAGTATAAAAATGAAAGTACAGTTTATTTCTTTTTCCTTCCGCTTATTTTAGGTTTATTGGGAGCGTTCTTCCAGTATACTAAAGATTTTGGAAGGTTCTATGCCTTATTATCTCTGTTCATTCTTACAAGTGTTGGCATTATTTTCTACACAGGTGTAAAACCTTTTGAACCGAGAGAAAGAGATTATGCTATGGTAGGAGCATTCTACGCCTTTACGATTTGGATAGGCTTAGGAGCAGCGTTTATCTTACAATTATTGAATCAAAAAGTTAAAAAATCTAGTGCAATTTTAGGTGCTGGAGTTTTACTTTTAGGAGTTCCGTTAATGATGGGCTTCCAAAATTACAATCCACATGACAGAAGTGGAAGATATGCCGCTTATGATTATGCTTATTCTACACTAAAATCACTTCCTAAAGACGGTATTCTCTTCGTATATGGTGATAATGATACTTATCCACTTTGGGCAATACAAGAGACGGAACAGTTTAGAGATGATGTGAAGGTGGTAAACTTTACTCTTTTAGCCACACCTTGGAATATAGATCAAGTGAAAAGACGTACTTACAATGCAATGCCTGTAGCATCGGCACTTAGACATGAGGAATATAGAGAAGGTATAAATGAGCAAATCTATACTCTAAGTACTGAAGATTGGAAAAATATATTTGCCAATTTAAAAGAAAGCGGTGCTCCTGATAATGTATTAAAAGGCTTTGAAAAGTATATGACACAAGATAGTATGACTTTAAAAGAGGCTGTAGCATTCTTAAAGAATAAGTCTCCTGAGAAGGATATGGTACTAAAAATGATTTATGGTGAAGAAAAGTACGAACAGTACAATGTTTTACCAGTGTCTAAATTCATACTTCCTGTTAATAAGCAAAATGCGGTTAAGGCTGGTATTATTAAACCTCAAGATGTAGCTTTAGCGGAGGATTATATTATGATAGACTATAGAAAATCTACACTATTCAAAAATGATTTGATGATGCTAGACATCTTAGCTAATTTTGATTGGAAAAGGTCTATCAACTTCTCTGTTGGAGGTATTTATGATGCTAGTAATATTTTCTTTTTGAAAGATTATTTACAATATGATGGTTTCAGCTACCGTCTTGTACCTATAAAAACTCCTGAAAAAGAAGATGGAGAGTTAGGTAGAGTAGATGCTGATGACCTTTATAGAATAGTTAAAAACTTTAGATGGGGTAATTTTAAAGATGTTAATGTTCATTTTGATGAAACTTGTACTTCTAATATCATCAGTTATAGAAGTTCTGCAAGTAGAGCTGCGGAGGCTCTAATGGCGAAGGGAGAAAATAAAAAAGCTCAAGAGGTATTAGACTTGGTAAATAAGGAAATTCCTGTATCTAAATATAATGACCCTCGTTCGCTTAATTCTATTGTTTATGGTTATATTGTGTCTGGGCAGGAGAAGAAAGGTTTAGAATTAGCAGAAGAGCTTAAAAAGTCTATTTTCAAAGAGTATGATTACTATTTAACTTTAACGCCAGAAAATCAAAGGTATGTTAAGAGAGAAATGAGCATTCAGCCATTGTTATACTCTATGGTAGTAGCTTCTGTGTCTGATGCTTATAAGAAGATAGGACAGGAGCAGAAAGGTTATAACTATTTAGTAAATTCTATAAAACCTATTGATAGCAGATTTAATTCGTTTATAAATCAGCTAAAAGCTATGGGGAAAGAAAAGGCATACCAAGAATCCGAAAATGTACAAAAGATAACACCTTTCTATCAGTATCTTTTTGAGGTAATGAAACCTTATGATAGTAATTATACTTCGGAAAAGATGAACCAAATTACCGATGCTGTTATAAAAGTGACAGAATAG
- a CDS encoding DUF6952 family protein: MKLPIIRQFYQNNTAENLAATLEVLESYTEFRGVSEEEMNLIGEMITNICGAMEVHHNVQEGMSEKDALNSFAQKVMGSIDR; encoded by the coding sequence ATGAAATTACCAATTATAAGACAATTCTATCAAAATAATACAGCTGAAAATTTAGCAGCAACGCTAGAGGTTTTAGAATCTTATACCGAATTTAGAGGCGTATCCGAAGAAGAAATGAACTTAATCGGCGAAATGATAACTAATATCTGTGGAGCTATGGAAGTACATCATAATGTACAAGAAGGTATGTCTGAAAAAGACGCCCTCAATAGCTTTGCACAAAAAGTAATGGGGTCCATAGATAGATAA
- a CDS encoding KpsF/GutQ family sugar-phosphate isomerase, producing MKSTALIDIAKKAIDTEIAELERLRDNLNNSFLDAVELINKSSGKLIVVGIGKSAHVGNKIVATLNSTGTPAQFLHAAEAIHGDLGVVQKNDVVLCISNSGNSPEIVNLAPYLKQYSSGLIGMTGNLKSKLAEHSDIVLNTFVEKEACPNKLAPTSSTTVQMALGDALAVCLMEINHFKDTDFAKFHPGGSLGKNLTAKVGQFLSSQKPQVSEEASIKEVIISISASTHGVTVVTEGDAIKGIITDGDLRRMLMSNDDIKEIKAKDIMSLTPKTIDKEALAKEAMKILKQYNIGQLIVTDKGNYFGIIDLHTLLDEGIL from the coding sequence ATGAAATCTACCGCTCTTATAGATATTGCTAAAAAGGCTATTGATACAGAAATAGCAGAATTGGAAAGGCTAAGAGATAATCTGAATAATAGTTTTTTAGATGCGGTAGAACTCATCAATAAATCAAGCGGTAAGTTAATTGTGGTAGGGATAGGTAAGTCTGCTCATGTAGGGAATAAGATTGTGGCAACGCTTAATTCTACAGGGACGCCTGCACAGTTTCTGCACGCAGCAGAGGCTATCCATGGAGATTTAGGAGTGGTTCAAAAAAATGATGTTGTACTATGTATTTCTAATTCTGGTAATTCGCCAGAGATAGTTAATCTAGCTCCTTATCTTAAGCAATATTCGTCTGGGCTTATAGGTATGACAGGAAATTTAAAATCCAAACTAGCAGAACATTCGGATATTGTGCTTAACACTTTTGTAGAGAAAGAAGCGTGTCCTAATAAATTGGCTCCAACAAGCTCTACTACGGTGCAAATGGCATTGGGAGATGCTTTGGCTGTGTGTCTTATGGAAATCAATCATTTTAAAGATACCGATTTTGCGAAGTTTCACCCTGGTGGAAGTTTAGGTAAGAATCTTACGGCTAAGGTAGGTCAGTTTTTATCTTCACAAAAGCCTCAAGTTTCAGAGGAGGCGTCCATTAAGGAAGTGATAATTTCCATTAGTGCTTCTACGCACGGAGTTACAGTAGTTACGGAAGGAGATGCCATAAAAGGTATTATTACTGATGGAGATTTAAGGAGAATGCTCATGAGTAATGACGATATTAAAGAGATTAAAGCTAAAGATATAATGAGTTTAACTCCCAAAACTATAGATAAAGAAGCATTAGCAAAAGAAGCTATGAAAATACTTAAACAGTATAACATAGGTCAGCTGATTGTAACGGATAAAGGTAACTATTTTGGGATTATAGATTTGCATACTTTGTTAGACGAAGGAATCTTGTAA
- the tatC gene encoding twin-arginine translocase subunit TatC: protein MSEEKEMSFLGHIGELRGHLVRSIIAIVVGGLLIGFNINWIMDHIIFGPTRPDFLTFRVVNYFSRMFVGEDVIVMPHSFPIQVRRLFEQFNMMMAVSVVGGLIIAFPYVIWELWKFISPALKESERKNSIFIINGTWVLFVMGALSGYFLVMPFVINFGYFFSISDFVRVDIDLSSYVTILLQVVLGMAAIFLFPMIVYILTSIGILTPMFLRTYRRHAIVVIMVVAAFITPADIISMLAAAFPLVVLYEICILMSALVYRRIKKEEALNLPLPK, encoded by the coding sequence GTGAGTGAAGAAAAAGAAATGTCCTTTTTAGGACATATAGGAGAGCTTAGAGGGCATTTGGTGCGTTCTATAATAGCTATTGTAGTAGGTGGACTTTTAATTGGCTTTAATATCAATTGGATTATGGATCATATTATCTTCGGTCCTACTCGTCCAGATTTTCTCACTTTTAGAGTGGTTAATTATTTTTCTAGAATGTTTGTGGGCGAAGATGTTATTGTGATGCCGCATTCGTTTCCGATACAAGTAAGGCGACTGTTTGAACAGTTTAATATGATGATGGCTGTTTCTGTAGTTGGAGGGCTTATCATCGCATTTCCCTATGTTATTTGGGAGCTTTGGAAATTTATCAGTCCAGCACTTAAAGAATCTGAAAGAAAAAACTCTATTTTCATCATCAATGGAACTTGGGTGTTATTTGTGATGGGAGCATTATCAGGATACTTTTTGGTAATGCCTTTTGTTATCAATTTTGGTTATTTCTTTAGTATTTCGGATTTTGTAAGGGTGGATATAGATTTATCAAGCTATGTTACTATTTTACTTCAAGTTGTTTTAGGTATGGCTGCGATATTTTTATTTCCGATGATTGTTTATATACTTACTTCTATAGGCATACTTACTCCTATGTTTTTAAGAACTTATAGAAGACACGCTATTGTAGTGATTATGGTGGTGGCGGCTTTTATTACACCTGCAGATATTATCAGTATGTTGGCGGCAGCATTTCCACTAGTAGTTCTCTATGAAATATGCATCTTGATGTCAGCATTGGTTTACCGAAGAATTAAAAAGGAAGAAGCACTTAATTTACCGTTACCGAAGTAA
- the recQ gene encoding DNA helicase RecQ, giving the protein MTKKTYNLAEELKKYFGFSTFKGQQEAIISTLLGGKDVFVLMPTGGGKSLCYQLPALISEGTAIVVSPLIALMKNQVDAVNGLSSEEGVAHVLNSSLNKTQIKQVFNDINSGRTKLLYVAPESLIKEDYLDFLKQANISFVAIDEAHCISEWGHDFRPEYRNLKGIIDKIANVPVIALTATATPKVQDDIQKTLGMSDAVVFKESFNRPNLFYEVRPKVDVEKEIVKFINKNKGKSGIVYCLSRKKVEEFAQTLQVNGINALPYHAGLDQKTRVANQDKFLMEECDVIVATIAFGMGIDKPDVRFVIHYDFPKSLESYYQETGRAGRDGGEGHCLAFYDPKDIEKLEKFLAQKSVSEKEVGLQLLNEVVGYAETSMSRRQYILYYFGEEFDPINGAGAKMDDNSVNPPKLKDVTSDFKTVLNLIKSLEEKFKTKDLIAVLVGKETPTTKSYKLEKSEFFGIGKETSDNYWKSIIRQATVRGYIIKDIETYGILRISDKGQKIVSGKDKEPFLIAEDREYDLAQTKADSDQVQLQGGGGLDKVLFNQLKDLRKKIAQKQGIPPYTVFMDPSLEDMTVQYPITIEEIAKVYGVGEGKAKKFGKEFAEFIKKYVEDNNIERPDDMVLKKVANKSSHKVFIIQNTDKKIDLEDIANAKNLSMDELISEMESIVYQGTKLNIDYYIEENFDEEMVDDFMEFMKESESDSMKVLLAEFGEELSDDEVRLLRIKFISDVAN; this is encoded by the coding sequence ATGACTAAAAAAACATACAATTTAGCAGAAGAGCTCAAAAAATATTTTGGATTTTCTACCTTTAAAGGACAGCAAGAGGCAATTATCAGTACACTTCTTGGAGGCAAAGACGTATTTGTACTTATGCCTACTGGCGGGGGTAAATCTCTTTGCTATCAGCTTCCTGCACTTATTTCAGAAGGTACAGCTATTGTGGTATCTCCACTTATTGCCCTGATGAAAAACCAAGTAGATGCAGTTAATGGGCTTTCTTCTGAGGAAGGCGTAGCACATGTACTTAATTCTTCTCTTAATAAAACACAGATAAAGCAAGTTTTCAATGATATCAATAGCGGAAGAACCAAACTCTTGTATGTAGCTCCTGAGTCATTGATAAAAGAAGATTATTTAGATTTTTTAAAACAAGCCAATATTTCTTTCGTAGCCATAGATGAGGCACATTGTATCTCCGAATGGGGACACGACTTCCGACCAGAATATCGAAATTTAAAAGGTATTATAGATAAAATAGCTAATGTTCCTGTTATTGCTCTCACAGCAACAGCTACTCCTAAAGTACAAGACGATATTCAGAAAACATTGGGTATGTCTGATGCGGTAGTTTTTAAAGAAAGCTTTAACCGACCAAATCTATTTTACGAAGTACGCCCAAAAGTAGATGTAGAAAAGGAAATTGTAAAATTCATCAATAAAAATAAAGGGAAGTCAGGGATAGTTTACTGTCTTAGCCGTAAAAAGGTAGAAGAATTTGCACAGACTTTACAAGTTAATGGCATCAATGCTCTACCCTATCACGCAGGGTTAGACCAAAAAACAAGAGTGGCTAATCAAGATAAATTCTTAATGGAAGAGTGCGATGTGATTGTAGCTACCATCGCTTTTGGTATGGGTATAGATAAGCCTGATGTTCGTTTTGTGATACATTATGATTTCCCTAAATCTTTAGAAAGTTATTACCAAGAAACAGGTAGAGCTGGTAGAGACGGCGGCGAAGGACATTGTTTAGCATTCTACGACCCTAAAGATATTGAGAAATTAGAAAAATTTTTAGCTCAAAAATCGGTTTCGGAGAAAGAAGTTGGTTTACAGTTACTAAATGAAGTAGTAGGATATGCCGAAACTTCTATGAGTAGAAGACAATACATACTCTACTATTTTGGTGAAGAGTTTGACCCAATTAACGGTGCTGGTGCCAAAATGGACGACAACTCTGTAAATCCGCCTAAGCTAAAAGATGTTACAAGCGATTTTAAAACGGTTTTAAACCTCATTAAAAGTTTAGAAGAAAAATTCAAAACTAAAGACTTAATCGCAGTCCTTGTAGGCAAAGAAACGCCAACTACCAAATCTTATAAGTTAGAAAAATCTGAGTTCTTTGGTATAGGTAAAGAGACTTCGGATAACTATTGGAAATCTATCATTAGACAAGCTACGGTAAGAGGTTATATCATCAAAGATATAGAAACTTATGGGATACTTAGGATAAGTGATAAAGGACAAAAAATTGTTTCAGGAAAAGACAAAGAACCTTTCTTAATCGCTGAAGATAGAGAGTACGATTTAGCCCAAACTAAAGCAGATTCAGACCAAGTACAACTCCAAGGTGGTGGTGGACTTGATAAAGTTCTATTTAATCAGCTTAAGGATTTAAGAAAGAAAATCGCTCAAAAACAAGGCATTCCTCCTTACACCGTGTTTATGGACCCTAGTTTAGAGGATATGACGGTGCAATACCCTATCACTATAGAAGAAATTGCAAAGGTTTATGGTGTAGGTGAGGGTAAAGCTAAAAAGTTTGGGAAAGAATTTGCCGAGTTCATCAAAAAATATGTTGAAGATAACAACATAGAACGCCCTGATGATATGGTGCTAAAAAAAGTAGCAAACAAATCTAGCCACAAAGTGTTCATCATTCAGAATACAGATAAAAAGATAGATTTAGAAGATATTGCTAATGCTAAAAACCTTTCGATGGACGAACTCATTTCCGAAATGGAAAGTATCGTTTACCAAGGCACAAAACTCAATATAGATTATTATATAGAGGAGAATTTTGACGAGGAAATGGTAGATGACTTTATGGAGTTTATGAAAGAGTCTGAAAGTGATAGTATGAAAGTCCTTTTAGCAGAGTTTGGCGAAGAGTTGAGCGATGACGAAGTTCGCCTGCTTAGAATTAAGTTTATTAGCGATGTAGCCAACTAA